One segment of Eretmochelys imbricata isolate rEreImb1 chromosome 5, rEreImb1.hap1, whole genome shotgun sequence DNA contains the following:
- the CCNB1 gene encoding G2/mitotic-specific cyclin-B1 codes for MALRISRNTRVNAENQVKSNVAAAKRGAAAAKPGLRPRTALGDIGNKVGEQPPKALPKKEAKPPSAAVKPLARKAIRAAETVIQPAKEQKPITEPAKLESPSPSPMETSGCVPAEEVLCQAFSDVLLEVKDVDADDGADPNLCSEYVKDIYGYLRDLEKQQAVRPKYLAGQEVTGNMRAILIDWLVQVQMKFRLLSETMYMTAAIIDRFLQDNSVPKKMLQLVGVTAMFIASKYEEMYPPEIGDFAFVTDHTYTKYQIKQMERKILQALDFALGRPLPLHFLRRASKIGEVDLEQHTLAKYLMELSLVDYEMVHYPPSQIAAAAFCLALKVLNGGEWTLTLEHYMSYTESALHPVMQHMAKNVILVNQGLTKHMTVKNKYASSKNAKISTLPLLNSAVIQDLAKPVSKVV; via the exons ATGGCGCTGCGGATTAGCAGG AATACCAGAGTCAACGCCGAGAACCAAGTGAAGAGCAATGTGGCCGCCGCCAAGCGGGGAGCGGCTGCTGCTAAGCCCGGCCTCAGGCCGAGAACTGCCCTGGGCGACATCGGCAACAAAGTGGGCGAGCAGCCGCCCAAAGCGCTTCCCAAAAAG GAAGCGAAGCCCCCCAGCGCTGCGGTGAAGCCCCTTGCCAGGAAAGCGATCAGAGCCGCGGAGACGGTGATCCAGCCGGCTAAGGAGCAGAAGCCAATCACCGAGCCTGCTAAG TTGGAGTCTCCATCCCCAAGCCCAATGGAGACCTCTGGATGTGTGCCAGCAGAGGAGGTGCTGTGCCAGGCTTTTTCTGACGTCTTGCTTGAAGTGAAAGATGTAGATGCAGACGATGGGGCTGACCCAAATCTCTGCAGTGAATATGTAAAGGACATCTATGGCTATCTAAGAGACCTTGAG AAGCAACAAGCTGTCAGACCAAAATACCTGGCAGGCCAGGAAGTTACTGGAAACATGCGGGCTATCCTAATTGACTGGCTTGTGCAGGTTCAGATGAAATTCAGACTACTTTCAGAGACTATGTACATGACTGCTGCCATCATTGATCGCTTTCTGCAG GACAACAGTGTGCCCAAGAAGATGTTGCAGCTGGTTGGTGTCACGGCCATGTTTATTGCCAGCAAGTATGAGGAAATGTATCCTCCTGAAATTGGGGACTTTGCCTTTGTAACAGACCACACTTACACCAAGTACCAGATCAAACAAATGGAAAGGAAGATTCTACAAGCTCTAGACTTTGCCTTGGGCCGCCCTCTGCCACTGCACTTTCTAAGGAGGGCATCAAAGATTGGAGAG GTGGACCTAGAACAGCACACTCTAGCCAAATATCTGATGGAATTATCCCTGGTGGATTATGAAATGGTACACTACCCTCCATCCCAGATTGCTGCAGCTGCTTTTTGCTTGGCTCTAAAGGTTCTTAATGGTGGCGAGTGG ACACTAACTTTAGAACACTACATGTCGTACACTGAGAGTGCTCTTCACCCCGTCATGCAACATATGGCAAAGAATGTGATCCTAGTGAATCAGGGCCTTACAAAGCACATG ACAGTCAAGAATAAATATGCCAGCAGCAAAAATGCTAAGATTAGCACTCTTCCACTGCTGAACTCTGCAGTCATACAGGATCTGGCTAAGCCTGTGTCAAAAGTGGTATAA